In Aedes albopictus strain Foshan chromosome 3, AalbF5, whole genome shotgun sequence, the following are encoded in one genomic region:
- the LOC109405715 gene encoding protein crumbs isoform X3, with the protein MTLWSHSAISFKTCRGGEILSQRYAGHALLVSVLPDSVSIVLSAPSTQPIEARVPGRYLDNRWHTLQFVYQLGALYCIIDKQSMTIANQTHNAQLILDQEIKNEAAVLILGKQYSGCLLHGPGLVFNSSAMNAEAVVFGPCPLAPGLCADHDILTGVPPDYCSHDPCMQHGTCISRSDGYECHCTARFKGKNCEVDTGPPCQSYPCQHGATCTEDSKGDYKCTCAPGYTGTFCETELSVHPLCEKNPCINNGTCRVPPGTNSYECECLKGFIGTRCEINWDDCKPNLCLNGGRCVDGVDAFTCDCKGTGYGGTLCQNNIDECLINPCLNGGTCFDTYGSYLCECPTGFTGANCQLSINECKSQPCQHGGTCIDTQEGFECRCLPGYAGLYCELEPGCGQCPTDSDCIAGRCVCKPGSRCESPIALPYSDECNCLNGGSCTPNSSTCICPQGFDGPRCELTAVCTPSNCQEPYRCIAGKCQCPDNTNCDNVCAPNPCLHNGSCYPQGQDYVCKCPPGFEGKRCENDIDECKTKDKICVNGICQNTPGSFRCFCTPGYTGLNCDLDVDECLSHPCKNNAQCVNKENDFECICPPGYSGKDCSTDIDECESNPCTKGSTCRDRVANFTCVCIPGMTGRLCEIDIDDCESAPCQNGGRCIDQLGGFLCDCNQTGFSGSYCQHNINECDSNPCSNGAECVDKINDYQCKCYPGYTGKNCEEDIDECESNPCQHSGKCLQRSNVTLYYLHNYSKNLPAIFSQPFSFENASGYECICVPGTVGKNCEININECDSSPCKNGNCIDGIGNYTCECEPGFEGAHCETDIDECLKYKPCVHGTCLDGRNNYNCDCDELWGGKNCSVRLTGCVNEPCLNGGGCIPYLENETQHKFNCSCKQGFQGMTCDTVTTMSLAANSLLIVNTSRDEGYDIQLRFKTTLPNGILAFGNGATSYILVLNNGRLNLHSALLNRWEGVFIGSGLNESKWQKVFVAINSSHLVLSANEEQTIYPINSYEGTNGSNTSFPITYLGGTTPTLAQPYLKHIAGAVSSFVGCMEDVVINGQWVLPGREQEFTTLHNIDTGCPRTPQCEPNPCNSNGHCTDLWHTFSCSCQRPHLGHTCKYNITAATFGHENTTRSAVKVVVSDTARRAIRSVLDISMFIRTRQAAGTVFYLGSDPNMNSTPGDDSYVAAYLSKGELLVRMIFNDTPEGYTVGGNKLDNGYLHLIEVIRNATLVQVKLNGTEYFRKTLSSSGQLNAQVLYLGGPPPYADSIYSLYKDESEKTPFKGVIQDVRVSSGSHAMIVELYPLNEEGLVLPPPFGEVTFDRTSILEGVVTDDLCRTQPCKHDAICANTWNDFVRCKWTDVKDTFNELKQLMWSNRSALLSRCTCPRGYKGKLCQEIQFCELQKCPSNATCQNLDTGYECISNMTFHDDNEPLKFVFNAGGDHMQPYTKDTNMDTIEISYRTKFGGTLLYVQESDMYFEISTINKLVTISWKLTLDLPQNNRFEYDEDDNYGWHTIFIKVSNNGKLEAGWKGWETMLDPQPPISVDIDYLAYKHLFSGKHYIYLGGMPAISHIENNSIVNGGIDKGSTFKGCLGETRVGGYLLPYFPHDVIYPDTFQFTGPHFNLNSSQPEEGCILCFQQSCKNGGVCSNPSEKYACDCPAGYDSDDCSQNIDECLTANCTNNSTCIDGVASFTCQCLEGYEGDLCEFEIDECMSNPCQNGGSCTDLVAGFSCECTEEYAGTQCEMFRLITCENLPCRNGSICIDGFNSTTGNNFTCSCKTGFSGPLCDVPFCQLEECQNGAICMTNDENVPVCRCIPGYTGRLCEIEIDECESMPCFNGGRCIDFINDYKCNCTGTGFEGKNCEVDIDECYELRINCGGRGSCINTRGSFKCQCDEGMCGKECAQVDPCIQNPNLCQNGGECIEDCDKEHRYYCNCTVGFTGINCSEQATLEAEGASGADIALIVVPVVIGILAIAGALIGAFLVTARNKRATRGTYSPSAQEYCNPRLEMDNVLKPPPEERLI; encoded by the exons GTGGAGAAATCCTATCCCAGCGCTACGCGGGTCATGCACTGCTGGTGTCGGTGCTGCCGGACTCGGTTTCGATAGTGCTGTCGGCGCCAAGTACCCAGCCCATCGAGGCACGTGTTCCGGGTCGCTACCTGGACAATCGATGGCACACGCTGCAATTTGTGTACCAATTGGGGGCGCTGTACTGCATCATCGATAAGCAGTCCATGACTATCGCCAACCAAACCCACAATGCTCAGCTGATCCTGGATCAAGAGATCAAGAACGAAGCGGCCGTTCTGATCTTGGGCAAACAGTACTCGGGCTGTTTGCTGCATGGGCCTGGACTGGTGTTCAACTCCAGCGCCATGAACGCCGAAGCGGTGGTGTTCGGCCCGTGTCCTTTGGCACCGGGACTTTGTGCAGATCATGACATTCTGACCGGAGTGCCACCGGACTATTGTTCCCATGATCCTTGCATGCAACATGGGACGTGTATTTCAAGGTCCGACGGATACGAATGTCACTGCACTGCCAGGTTCAAGGGTAAGAACTGTGAGGTTGATACAGGACCGCCGTGCCAATCGTATCCTTGTCAGCATGGTGCCACTTGTACAGAAGACTCCAAGGGGGACTACAAATGCACGTGTGCTCCTGGCTATACTGGGACGTTCTGTGAAACGGAACTGAGCGTTCATCCACTGTGCGAGAAGAACCCATGCATCAACAACGGGACATgccgggttcctccaggaacaaaCTCCTACGAATGTGAATGTCTGAAGGGATTCATCGGAACGAGGTGCGAGATCAACTGGGACGATTGTAAGCCCAATTTATGTCTGAATGGAGGACGATGCGTCGATGGAGTAGATGCATTCACTTGCGACTGCAAAGGTACAGGATACGGAGGAACTCTGTGCCAAAACAATATAGATGAGTGCCTTATCAACCCTTGCCTGAACGGAGGAACCTGCTTCGACACATACGGATCTTACCTGTGCGAGTGTCCTACGGGTTTCACCGGTGCCAACTGCCAGCTGAGTATCAACGAATGTAAGTCCCAACCCTGTCAGCACGGTGGAACATGCATCGACACTCAGGAAGGCTTCGAATGCCGCTGCCTACCTGGCTACGCTGGACTGTATTGTGAACTAGAGCCTGGCTGCGGCCAGTGTCCCACCGATTCGGACTGCATCGCTGGGCGATGTGTTTGCAAACCAG GTTCCCGCTGCGAATCGCCGATTGCTCTGCCCTATTCGGATGAATGCAACTGCCTGAACGGAGGCAGCTGCACCCCAAACAGCTCCACCTGCATCTGTCCGCAAGGATTCGACGGGCCTCGCTGTGAACTGACAGCAGTCTGCACGCCGTCCAACTGCCAGGAACCTTACCGGTGTATCGCCGGAAAGTGCCAGTGTCCCGATAACACAAACTGCGATAACGTGTGTGCTCCGAACCCATGTCTCCACAACGGATCCTGTTACCCGCAGGGCCAAGACTACGTCTGCAAGTGTCCTCCCGGGTTCGAGGGCAAACGATGTGAAAACGACATCGATGAGTGCAAAACGAAGGACAAGATCTGCGTGAACGGTATCTGCCAGAATACGCCCGGGTCGTTCAGGTGCTTCTGCACCCCgggttataccgggttgaattgTGATCTGGATGTGGACGAGTGTTTGAGTCATCCGTGCAAGAACAATGCCCAGTGTGTGAACAAGGAAAACGATTTCGAGTGTATATGTCCGCCGGGATATAGTGGGAAGGACTGCAGTACCGATATTGATGAGTGCGAGAGCAATCCATGTACGAAGGGTTCGACGTGTCGTGATCGGGTGGCGAACTTCACGTGCGTGTGTATTCCGGGAATGACGGGACGACTGTGCGAGATCGATATCGACGATTGTGAG TCTGCACCCTGCCAGAACGGAGGTCGCTGTATCGATCAATTGGGAGGCTTCCTGTGCGATTGTAATCAGACTGGCTTTTCGGGATCCTACTGCCAGCACAACATCAACGAGTGCGATTCGAATCCGTGCTCAAATGGAGCCGAATGCGTGGATAAAATAAACGACTATCAGTGCAAGTGTTATCCGGGTTACACGGGGAAAAACTGCGAAGAGGATATCGATGAGTGCGAATCCAATCCGTGCCAACATTCCGGAAAGTGTTTGCAGCGATCGAACGTCACGCTGTACTATTTGCACAACTATTCGAAGAATCTGCCGGCAATTTTCTCGCAACCGTTCTCGTTCGAGAATGCGAGTGGATATGAGTGCATCTGTGTTCCCGGTACGGTGGGTAAGAACTGTGAAATCAATATCAACGAGTGCGACAGCAGTCCATGCAAGAACGGTAACTGTATTGACGGTATCGGTAACTATACGTGCGAGTGCGAGCCAGGTTTTGAAGGGGCGCACTGCGAAACAGACATTGACGAGTGCTTGAAGTACAAACCGTGCGTCCATGGAACGTGTCTAGATGGACGGAACAACTACAACTGTGATTGTGACGAGCTGTGGGGCGGGAAGAATTGTTCGGTGCGACTGACGGGTTGCGTCAACGAACCGTGCTTGAACGGAGGAGGTTGCATACCTTACCTGGAGAATGAGACCCAGCACAAGTTCAACTGTTCGTGTAAGCAAGGTTTCCAGGGAATGACTTGCGATACGGTAACGACAATGTCCCTGGCTGCTAACAGTTTACTGATCGTTAATACTTCTCGAGATGAAGGCTACGATATACAATTAAGATTTAAGACGACATTGCCGAATGGAATCCTAGCATTCGGCAACGGAGCTACCTCATACATTTTGGTTCTTAACAACGGCCGACTGAATCTGCACTCAGCTTTGCTGAATAGATGGGAAGGTGTTTTCATTGGATCGGGGCTGAACGAAAGCAAGTGGCAGAAGGTGTTTGTTGCCATCAATTCGTCTCACTTGGTTCTGTCTGCCAACGAAGAGCAAACGATCTACCCAATCAACTCTTATGAAGGTACAAATGGCAGCAATACTTCCTTCCCAATCACGTATCTGGGAGGTACAACGCCAACCCTTGCTCAACCCTACCTAAAGCACATAGCTGGAGCAGTTTCCAGCTTCGTCGGTTGCATGGAAGATGTTGTGATCAACGGCCAGTGGGTTCTGCCGGGTAGAGAGCAAGAATTCACCACATTGCATAACATCGATACGGGATGTCCGAGAACTCCTCAGTGCGAGCCGAATCCTTGCAACTCAAACGGTCATTGTACCGATTTGTGGCACACGTTCTCCTGTAGCTGTCAGCGACCTCATCTTGGACATACCTGCAAGTACAACATCACGGCGGCAACGTTTGGACATGAAAACACCACACGATCAGCTGTTAAAGTCGTCGTCAGCGATACTGCTCGACGAGCGATACGTTCCGTTTTGGATATTTCAATGTTCATTCGAACACGTCAAGCTGCGGGAACTGTATTCTACCTGGGTAGTGATCCGAACATGAATAGCACACCAGGAGATGACTCCTATGTGGCCGCTTACTTATCTAAAGGAGAACTGTTGGTGCGGATGATCTTCAACGATACCCCCGAAGGGTACACAGTTGGTGGCAACAAGTTAGACAACGGGTATCTGCACTTGATAGAAGTCATCCGGAACGCGACGCTAGTGCAGGTCAAACTAAATGGTACCGAATACTTCCGGAAGACACTTTCCTCATCTGGTCAGCTGAATGCTCAAGTGTTGTACCTTGGTGGACCTCCGCCGTATGCCGACTCGATCTACAGCTTGTACAAAGACGAATCGGAAAAGACACCTTTCAAGGGAGTCATTCAGGACGTTCGAGTTTCCAGCGGGTCTCATGCGATGATCGTCGAGCTGTATCCCTTGAACGAAGAAGGCCTCGTGCTGCCACCTCCCTTCGGAGAAGTTACCTTCGATCGGACCTCGATCCTGGAGGGCGTCGTCACGGATGATCTGTGCCGAACTCAACCCTGCAAGCACGATGCCATATGTGCCAACACGTGGAACGATTTCGT ACGTTGCAAGTGGACCGATGTAAAGGATACTTTTAACGAGCTCAAGCAGTTGATGTGGAGTAACCGTTCTGCTCTACTGTCTAG GTGTACCTGCCCGCGAGGATACAAGGGCAAACTTTGCCAGGAGATTCAGTTCTGCGAACTGCAGAAGTGTCCCTCCAACGCGACGTGCCAAAACTTGGACACCGGCTACGAGTGCATCTCCAACATGACCTTCCACGATGACAACGAACCGCTGAAGTTCGTGTTCAATGCCGGAGGTGACCACATGCAGCCGTACACCAAGGACACCAACATGGACACCATCGAGATCTCCTACAGGACCAAGTTCGGGGGGACGTTGCTCTACGTGCAAGAGAGCGATATGTACTTTGAGATTTCGACGATCAACAAACTGGTGACCATTTCGTGGAAGCTCACGTTGGATCTTCCGCAGAACAACCGGTTCGAGTATGACGAGGACGACAACTACGGATGGCACACAATTTTCATTAAGGTTTCGAACAACGGCAAACTGGAGGCCGGCTGGAAGGGATGGGAAACGATGCTTGACCCGCAGCCGCCGATTTCCGTGGACATCGACTACTTGGCGTACAAACATCTATTCTCCGGAAAACACTACATCTATCTGGGTGGCATGCCTGCCATTTCCCACATCGAGAACAATTCCATAGTAAACGGTGGAATCGACAAGGGTTCCACGTTCAAGGGATGTCTGGGAGAAACCAGAGTCGGTGGTTACCTGTTGCCGTATTTCCCACATGACGTCATCTATCCGGACACGTTCCAGTTCACTGGTCCTCATTTCAATCTGAACTCCAGTCAACCGGAAGAAGGCTGTATCCTGTGTTTCCAACAGTCTTGCAAAAACGGCGGCGTTTGCAGCAATCCATCGGAGAAGTACGCCTGCGATTGTCCCGCTGGATACGATAGTGATGACTGCTCGCAAAACATCGACGAATGCCTGACGGCCAACTGTACGAACAACTCGACCTGCATTGATGGGGTGGCCAGCTTCACGTGCCAATGCCTGGAGGGTTACGAAGGCGACCTGTGCGAGTTCGAAATCGACGAGTGCATGTCCAACCCTTGCCAGAACGGAGGCTCCTGTACGGATCTGGTGGCTGGATTTTCGTGCGAATGTACCGAAGAGTACGCAGGGACGCAGTGCGAAATGTTCCGGCTGATAACTTGCGAGAACCTGCCCTGCAGGAACGGGTCGATCTGTATCGATGGATTCA ATTCCACCACGGGTAATAACTTTACATGTTCTTGCAAAACCGGATTCTCCGGGCCACTTTGCGATGTCCCATTCTGTCAACTGGAGGAATGCCAAAACGGAGCGATTTGCATGACGAACGACGAAAAT GTTCCGGTGTGTCGCTGCATACCGGGCTACACGGGACGCCTGTGCGAAATCGAAATCGACGAGTGTGAATCGATGCCGTGCTTCAACGGTGGCCGGTGCATCGATTTCATCAACGACTACAAATGCAACTGCACCGGGACGGGCTTCGAAGGGAAGAACTGCGAGGTGGACATCGACGAGTGCTACGAGCTGCGGATAAACTGCGGCGGACGAGGGTCCTGCATCAACACCAGGGGATCGTTCAA GTGTCAATGTGACGAAGGAATGTGCGGAAAGGAATGTGCCCAGGTGGATCCCTGTATACAGAATCCGAACCTGTGTCAAAACGGCGGGGAATGCATTGAAGATTGTGATAAGGAACACAGGTATTACTGCAACTGTACGGTTGGATTCACCGGAATCAACTGTTCCGAACAG GCCACGCTGGAGGCTGAGGGAGCATCCGGTGCGGACATCGCTCTCATCGTGGTACCAGTGGTCATCGGTATCCTGGCGATAGCGGGTGCCCTGATCGGAGCCTTCCTGGTGACGGCCCGCAACAAACGGGCCACCCGCGGAACGTACAGCCCCAGCGCCCAAGAGTACTGCAACCCAAGACTGGAGATGGACAACGTGCTAAAACCGCCACCCGAGGAACGACTCATCTAA